The following coding sequences lie in one Rutidosis leptorrhynchoides isolate AG116_Rl617_1_P2 chromosome 6, CSIRO_AGI_Rlap_v1, whole genome shotgun sequence genomic window:
- the LOC139854597 gene encoding cytochrome P450 94A2-like, translated as MIIDLDLSTSFLFLLLPLTLFFFKSILSTFFIKSTTSNFGPKSYPLIGSLFLLQQNRHRFIQWTADIVNNSPTKTFILHRPLGSVRVITANPAVVKHILKTNFHSYPKSEPGRNVASDLLGNGIFNVDGDEWKFQRHVSVHEFNTRSLRNFVEHVVDAEINDRLLPILATSANTSTNTVLDFQDILQRFAFDNICKIAFGYDPAYLTPLLPDAIFATAFEEAVMITTGRIRSNFPFIWKLKRFLNIGSEKHLRNAIIVIREFANKVTKEKKLQLETKSSIDLVDLLHRFLISGHSDENFIIDIVISFILAGRDTTSAALTWYFWLLHKYPRVENEVLNEVKQKEDNNSYDDVKDMVYTHASLCESMRLYPPVAITSKRAAQDDLLPDGTVIKKGCPITYHVYAMGRSEELWGADWAEFRPERWLERDVVSKGWVFKPRDGYEYPVFQGGPRICLGKEMAFLQMKRIVAGIVRRFMVVPMIDESVEPVYEAYFTAKMKDGFPVRIEERSKGDMIK; from the coding sequence ATGATAATTGACCTTGACCTCTCGACCTCCTTTCTCTTTTTACTCCTTCCATTAACTTTATTCTTCTTCAAATCAATCTTGTCTACATTCTTCATCAAATCCACAACATCAAACTTTGGTCCAAAATCATACCCATTAATCGGATCTTTATTCCTTTTACAACAAAACCGCCACCGGTTCATTCAATGGACAGCCGATATCGTTAACAACAGTCCAACCAAAACCTTCATACTCCACCGTCCGTTAGGGAGTGTTCGTGTCATTACAGCCAACCCAGCTGTTGTCAAACACATACTCAAAACCAACTTTCATTCGTACCCGAAAAGTGAGCCGGGACGAAACGTTGCGTCTGATTTACTCGGCAACGGCATCTTCAACGTCGACGGTGATGAATGGAAGTTTCAAAGACATGTTTCTGTTCACGAGTTCAACACAAGGTCTCTTAGGAATTTCGTCGAACACGTGGTGGACGCCGAAATAAACGACCGGTTACTGCCAATTCTCGCCACCTCAGCAAACACATCAACTAATACTGTCCTTGACTTCCAAGACATACTTCAACGATTCGCATTTGATAACATATGCAAGATCGCATTCGGATACGATCCTGCTTACTTAACGCCGTTGTTACCTGACGCTATATTCGCTACAGCGTTTGAAGAAGCTGTTATGATCACAACAGGAAGAATCCGGTCCAATTTCCCATTCATCTGGAAACTTAAGCGTTTTCTAAATAtcggttcagaaaaacatcttcgTAACGCGATCATCGTCATTCGAGAATTTGCTAATAAAGTAACTAAAGAAAAGAAACTACAACTAGAAACAAAATCGTCCATCGATTTAGTTGACCTGCTTCATCGGTTTCTAATATCGGGTCATTCAGATGAAAATttcattattgatattgttattagttttattttagcaGGCAGAGATACCACGTCAGCTGCACTGACGTGGTACTTCTGGCTGCTTCATAAATACCCGAGGGTCGAAAATGAAGTACTAAACGAAGTAAAACAAAAAGAGGACAATAATAGTTATGATGATGTGAAAGATATGGTGTACACTCACGCTTCGTTATGCGAAAGCATGAGATTGTATCCTCCTGTGGCCATAACGAGTAAACGAGCCGCACAAGACGATTTATTGCCCGATGGGACGGTTATTAAGAAAGGTTGTCCGATAACATATCATGTTTATGCAATGGGGCGTTCTGAGGAGTTGTGGGGGGCTGATTGGGCCGAGTTTAGGCCCGAGAGGTGGTTAGAACGGGACGTTGTTTCTAAAGGGTGGGTGTTTAAACCGAGAGATGGTTATGAGTATCCGGTTTTTCAAGGTGGGCCGCGTATCTGTTTAGGGAAAGAAATGGCGTTTTTGCAAATGAAGAGGATTGTTGCGGGGATTGTGAGacggtttatggttgttccgatgATCGATGAGAGTGTTGAGCCAGTTTATGAGGCGTATTTTACGGCGAAAATGAAAGATGGGTTTCCTGTACGGATTGAAGAACGATCGAAGGGTGATATGATCAAGTGA